The following proteins are co-located in the Triticum aestivum cultivar Chinese Spring chromosome 1A, IWGSC CS RefSeq v2.1, whole genome shotgun sequence genome:
- the LOC123056531 gene encoding uncharacterized protein, whose amino-acid sequence MASAAPPPPDAEPPECPVCLSPFDDSSVVPRVLPCGHSLCGSCISSLPPASASAAASSLRCPLCSQCVPFSRALGPSSLPKNLALLSLLPSLPNPSPPRTAGAASAARPLPLPLHAAHSRLLARFRHAILPESASPLHSSPPGHPPAGLALGSIACDLGAPWFCSRGHPVSLLPIDAPAGGAPTQEAAFYRPSHAARVIAAIDALSSAAREEMVDLVAASTRLARRVCRVYGAWMGPDAATLWLVSERHTPGVPPLLNDRSDELETVARVGALGMEVCEALMGLHGEGLVLGCLRLDCFRLDHFGRCLLDLNEVLALCRGVRAGVCLSMDGALVAPEMTVILRDATRTRSHDFNGLIGRNSDVWLLGCILAALVTGEERLAAGWNTDGSYDDWQKEVLARLDAALVGTQLEPLAATTALCLSYEPECRPEIADVWKCIRGSQMKPGADALAPADDIVAQKSFRCLLLGELSSMCSAQAVESDEIVQPSQDSDDKNSTPDDESNCGCSNDESVCTAGTDEPQRNGVFKSSTLLAHRDCVTGLAIGGGFLFSSSYDKTINVWSLQDFSHVQTLKGHEHKITAIVVVDNDNQSLCISGDSGSGIFVWRVGTSLKQEPLNKWYETNDWIYRGVHCLAVSGTGYLYTGSRDKSIKAWSLEDYSLGCTMTGHKSTVSCLAVASGILYSGSWDGSIRSWWLTDHSPLSVLEDDAPGSIAPVLSISTEANFVVSSYENGCLKIWKDDVLVKSEKLQNASIYAVKLNGKWLYTGGLNKAINIQELLEDESELEIRDVASISCDSIVTSILYWNEKLIVGLSNREIKVYDKGS is encoded by the exons ATGGcgagcgccgcgccgccgccgccagacgcGGAGCCGCCCGAGTGCCCGGTGTGCCTCTCCCCCTTCGACGACTCCTCCGTCGTGCCGCGCGTCCTCCCGTGCGGCCACTCCCTCTGCGGCTCCTGCATCTCCTCCCTCCCGCCGGCCTCCGCGTCGGCCGCGGCCTCGTCCCTCCGCTGCCCGCTCTGCTCCCAGTGCGTCCCCTTCTCCCGGGCCCTCGGCCCCTCCTCCCTCCCCAAGAACCTCGCCCTCCTCTcactcctcccctccctccccaaCCCTTCCCCGCCCCgcaccgccggcgccgcctccgcgGCTCGACCCCTCCCTCTCCCGCTCCACGCCGCCCACTCGCGCCTCCTCGCCCGCTTCCGACACGCCATCCTCCCCGAGTCCGCCTCCCCGCTACACTCCTCGCCGCCCGGCCACCCTCCTGCCGGCCTCGCGCTCGGGTCGATCGCCTGCGACCTGGGAGCCCCCTGGTTCTGCTCGCGGGGTCACCCCGTAAGCCTCCTCCCGATCGACGCTCCCGCCGGCGGGGCGCCGACGCAGGAGGCCGCGTTCTACCGGCCCAGCCACGCTGCGCGGGTCATCGCCGCGATCGACGCGCTGAGCAGCGCCGCCAGGGAGGAGATGGTCGATTTGGTGGCCGCCTCCACGCGACTGGCGCGGCGGGTGTGCAGGGTTTACGGCGCCTGGATGGGCCCCGATGCGGCAACGCTGTGGCTGGTCTCTGAACGGCACACGCCGGGAGTTCCCCCCTTGCTGAATGACAGGAGCGACGAGCTGGAAACTGTGGCTCGGGTTGGAGCTCTTGGAATGGAGGTGTGTGAAGCGCTCATGGGATTGCACGGCGAGGGGCTGGTGCTGGGTTGCCTCCGGCTGGACTGCTTCCGCCTTGATCACTTTGGGCGCTGCCTGCTCGACTTGAATGAGGTATTGGCCTTGTGCCGTGGAGTCCGGGCAGGGGTTTGCTTGTCCATGGACGGTGCTTTGGTTGCTCCCGAGATGACAGTAATTCTGAGGGACGCCACAAGGACGAGGAGCCATGATTTCAATGGCTTGATAGGGCGTAATTCAGATGTTTGGTTGCTGGGTTGTATATTGGCGGCGCTTGTTACTGGAGAGGAGCGGCTTGCGGCGGGGTGGAATACTGATGGATCATATGATGATTGGCAGAAGGAAGTGCTTGCGAGGCTTGACGCTGCATTGGTTGGTACACAGTTAGAACCATTGGCTGCAACTACAGCGTTATGCCTGAGCTATGAACCAGAATGCCGCCCAGAGATTGCTGATGTTTGGAAATGTATCAGAGGCTCACAGATGAAACCTGGTGCTGATGCTTTGGCTCCTGCTGATGATATTGTAGCTCAGAAAAGTTTTAGGTGTTTGCTCCTCGGGGAGTTGTCCTCAATGTGCTCCGCCCAAGCTGTTGAGTCAGATGAAATAGTGCAGCCCTCTCAAGATTCTGATGACAAAAATTCAACTCCAGATGATGAAAGCAATTGTGGTTGCTCAAACGATGAGTCTGTTTGCACAGCAGGAACAGATGAGCCACAGCGTAATGGAGTGTTTAAATCTTCAACTCTGCTTGCTCACCGTGACTGCGTCACAGGATTAGCCATTGGAG GGGGATTTTTGTTTAGTTCTTCCTACGACAAAACAATCAATGTATGGTCACTGCAG GACTTCTCTCATGTGCAGACTTTAAAGGGTCATGAGCACAAAATCACAGCAATTGTTGTTGTTGACAATGATAACCAGTCTCTTTGTATAAGTGGAGACAGTGGCAGTGGAATTTTTGTCTGGCGTGTTGGTACCTCTCTCAAGCAAGAACCATTAAATAAATGGTATGAAACTAATGATTGGATCTACCGGGGTGTCCACTGCTTGGCTGTGTCTGGAACTGGTTATCTTTATACTGGCAGTAGAGACAAATCTATTAAAGCTTGGTCTCTGGAG GATTATTCACTTGGATGCACTATGACAGGCCACAAGTCAACCGTGTCTTGCCTTGCAGTTGCTAGCGGTATTCTTTACAGTGGAAGTTGGGATGGTAGTATCCGATCATGGTGGCTTACTGATCACAGCCCGTTGTCTGTACTTGAAGATGATGCACCGGGAAGCATAGCCCCTGTGTTGTCAATTTCAACAGAAGCTAATTTTGTTGTTTCATCATATGAAAATGGCTGTTTGAAG ATTTGGAAGGATGATGTCCTCGTTAAGTCAGAGAAACTTCAAAATGCTTCTATTTACGCTGTTAAATTGAACGGTAAATGGCTATATACCGGTGGATTGAATAAAGCCATAAATATTCAG GAGTTATTAGAAGACGAGTCAGAATTGGAAATCAGAGATGTCGCTTCCATCTCTTGTGATTCAATTGTAACTTCAATATTGTACTGGAATGAAAAGCTGATAGTAGGACTCTCTAACAGGGAAATTAAG GTTTACGACAAGGGTTCTTAG